GGGGCCCGGCGCAAGCATCCCGACGGACGCCTGTTTGCGGTACTGGAGCCACGCTCCAATACCATGAAGATGGGTGTGCACCGCGATACATTGGGTGGCTCTCTGCGCGAGGCCGATCGGATCCTGTTGTCACAGCCCGAGGGCGTTGAATGGTCCTTGCAGGATGTCGCGGTGGAACTGGGGGATCGGGCAGCAGTGACCAGCGGTATCGATGCGCTGGTAACCCTGCTTGCCAGCGAGGCGGTTGCCGGCGATACCATCGTATTGATGAGCAACGGCGGTTTTGGTGGTATTCACGACAAGCTGCTGTCGGCACTGGAGGCAAAGTCATGAGCAATACCGGCAAGCGACGGATCGCACTGGCAATCACCGGTGCGTCCGGCGTGCAATATGGCTGGAGAGTGCTGGAGGTCCTGTTGACCTCCGGCCATGCCGTGCAGTTGATGGTCTCCAAGCCCGCCCAGGTGGTCTTCGGGACCGAGACCGACATCAGGCTGCCGGCGAGAACGGCCGATATGCGGACGTTCGTCGCCGACACTTTCGATGTCGATGCGGCACTCTTGCAGGTTCATGGTCCCGAGGAATGGACCGCGTCCTGTGCCAGCGGTTCCAACCCGCCGGACGCCATGGCGATCTGCCCTTGCAGCATGGCCACGCTGTCGGCCGTTGCGGTCGGTGCCAGTCGCTCGTTGATCGAGCGTGCTGCCGACGTGATTCTCAAGGAACGTCGGCGACTGGTGCTGGTACCGCGCGAAGCCCCTTTTTCAAGTATCCACCTCGAGAACATGCTGCGCCTGTCACAGGCGGGCGCCATCATCCTGCCACCTTCACCCGGCTTCTACGGTCACCCGCAATCGGTCGGTGACATCATTGATTTCGTTGCAGCGAGGGTCCTTGACCAGCTGGAGATCGACCATGCCCTCGGGCCGCGCTGGGGTGCGGATGAGCACTGAAGAGCTGCCCGTTTTCCCGCTGGGTACGGTTCTCTTTCCCGAGGGGCCGTTGCCGCTGCGGATTTTCGAAACCCGTTACGTCGACATGGTGTCGCGCTGCATGAAAGAAGGCAGCGGCTTCGTGGTTGCTGCGATCACCTCAGGTGATGATGTCGACACCCGCGGTTTTCACGACACCGGCACGATTGCACATATCCGGGATTTCGAGTCCTTGCCGGATGGCTTGCTGGGCATATTTGCCACTGGCGGACAGCGGGTTCGCATCCTGTCCAGTCGCAAGCAGGGCGATGGCTTGAATGTCGGCACGATAGAGAGGCTGGCAGACGAACCGGGCTGTGCCGTCGCCAGCGAACACGAGGACCTGCGTGGCTTGCTGCAGGAACTGCTTGTGCAATTGCCGGAATATTACGGCAGCATTCCGCGTCGCGATGACGATGCCAGCTGGCTGGGTTACCGGTTGAGTGAAATCCTGCCCTTGTCGCTGAGCCAGAAGCAGTACTTCCTGGAAATGGAAGACCCGGCCCGACGCCTGGATATCCTCAAGCCGCTGCTGGGTTCCCTGCAGATGATCGAGCCCACGGGAGAGTCCGGTTCCGGCGCCAGTCATTGAGAGTCGATTTCAAACGGCCAGGAACCATTCGGCGCCGTAATACCCCGGCAGGATGTACAGCGGTGCCCAGGCCAGGGCCGATAGCAGGTCGGTTGCGATGAAGACGCGCCTTGGCATGCCGGCCGCTCCCGCGACCGTCGGCATGACAGGGCGAATCAGCCCGATGAAACGGCCTGCGACGATGGCGAACATGCCGTAGCGAACGAAAAAATCATGCGCCTTGTCCCATTTCTCCTGGTGCTTCTGCATCCAGCCAAGGTGCCTGGCTTCCATGCCGAAGAAACGCCCCAGGAAATAGGAAATGGTGTCGCCGCAAATGGCGCCGGCGGCGGCCCAGGCCATCAACGGCCAGGCAGAGATGTCAGCCGCTGCGCCGGCTGCTGCTGCCGCAAACAGGATGGCAACGCCGGGAACGATGATCCCGACCACGAAGAAGGATTCGACACAGGCGGTGAAAGCAATGCCGATACCGAGGTATTCGGGATTGCCTGTCAGCCACTCGATGAAGGATTCGAACATGCCTGCTGCCATCCTGCTAGATCGCGCTTGAGGTGAAGGCGCCATTGAAAACGGCGCTGGTCGTGATGCCCAGCGCCGTTTCCGGGTTTGTCTGGAGTGTCAGCTTACAGCCCGGTCAATCGTTGTTCCACTCGTCGCCTTTTTCTTTCGTGACCTGGCCCGTGGTTTCTCGCAGGCGCTGGCTGAGCAGGAATGCCAGCGACTGGAAGAAACGGCCGAAAAACCCCGGGTTCTCGCGAATGATCGCCTGCACCTGTTCATGGGTGATGTAGACGACCTGCACGTCGGTCTCGGCAATCACGCTGGCATTCGCCGCATCCGACTCGATGAATGACATTTCACCGAAAATCTCACCCGGACCGGCTTCGGAAAGCTGGATCTTGAAGCCAAGATGGTCGCGGCAGACCTTCGCCTTGCCCTTGGCAATGATTACGATGCCGCGAGACTTGTGGCCTTCTTCCAGGATGACATCGTCTTCGTGGAAGGTCTTCTTCTCGGCCTGGCCAAGCAGTGTCTGCCATTCGGCATCGCGCAGGAACTTGAACGGATTTTCCATAACTTCCCCCCTTTACTTGCAGAAATATAGCAGTTGAATCAAGTGTTTGCCTCGCAAAATGACTGCGTCATATCAATTCCCAGTCGGGAATCCTGCCGAATCGACGGGTGAACGGGTCGCCGCCCGCCTCGAGATTCAGACGGCGCAGCCGCTGGCTGATGATGTAGGCAATGGATTGATAGAACCGTCCCGCCAGCCACGGGTTGGAGGCAAACAGTGGCAGCAGGCGACCCTCGGTGAACACCAGGCAGTCGGTCGCTTCGCGGGCTCGCACCGAGGCGGTTGCCGGCCCGGCCTTCAACAGGGCGTTCTCGCCGACCAGTGCGCCTGCC
The nucleotide sequence above comes from Gammaproteobacteria bacterium. Encoded proteins:
- a CDS encoding flavin prenyltransferase UbiX, which gives rise to MSNTGKRRIALAITGASGVQYGWRVLEVLLTSGHAVQLMVSKPAQVVFGTETDIRLPARTADMRTFVADTFDVDAALLQVHGPEEWTASCASGSNPPDAMAICPCSMATLSAVAVGASRSLIERAADVILKERRRLVLVPREAPFSSIHLENMLRLSQAGAIILPPSPGFYGHPQSVGDIIDFVAARVLDQLEIDHALGPRWGADEH
- a CDS encoding cyclic nucleotide-binding domain-containing protein, giving the protein MENPFKFLRDAEWQTLLGQAEKKTFHEDDVILEEGHKSRGIVIIAKGKAKVCRDHLGFKIQLSEAGPGEIFGEMSFIESDAANASVIAETDVQVVYITHEQVQAIIRENPGFFGRFFQSLAFLLSQRLRETTGQVTKEKGDEWNND
- a CDS encoding LON peptidase substrate-binding domain-containing protein yields the protein MSTEELPVFPLGTVLFPEGPLPLRIFETRYVDMVSRCMKEGSGFVVAAITSGDDVDTRGFHDTGTIAHIRDFESLPDGLLGIFATGGQRVRILSSRKQGDGLNVGTIERLADEPGCAVASEHEDLRGLLQELLVQLPEYYGSIPRRDDDASWLGYRLSEILPLSLSQKQYFLEMEDPARRLDILKPLLGSLQMIEPTGESGSGASH
- a CDS encoding UDP-N-acetylmuramate:L-alanyl-gamma-D-glutamyl-meso-diaminopimelate ligase (ligates L-alanyl-gamma-D-glutamyl-meso-diaminopimelate to UDP-N-acetylmuramic acid for reincorporation into peptidoglycan), whose amino-acid sequence is GARRKHPDGRLFAVLEPRSNTMKMGVHRDTLGGSLREADRILLSQPEGVEWSLQDVAVELGDRAAVTSGIDALVTLLASEAVAGDTIVLMSNGGFGGIHDKLLSALEAKS
- a CDS encoding DedA family protein → MFESFIEWLTGNPEYLGIGIAFTACVESFFVVGIIVPGVAILFAAAAAGAAADISAWPLMAWAAAGAICGDTISYFLGRFFGMEARHLGWMQKHQEKWDKAHDFFVRYGMFAIVAGRFIGLIRPVMPTVAGAAGMPRRVFIATDLLSALAWAPLYILPGYYGAEWFLAV
- a CDS encoding cyclic nucleotide-binding domain-containing protein translates to MKGQFRFLTAEDTRLLYRKAQLARLSSGQLLIREGAVPAGIFVLQHGSVDICRCHGGQDIIVSTLRAGALVGENALLKAGPATASVRAREATDCLVFTEGRLLPLFASNPWLAGRFYQSIAYIISQRLRRLNLEAGGDPFTRRFGRIPDWELI